The following are encoded in a window of Arvicanthis niloticus isolate mArvNil1 chromosome 1, mArvNil1.pat.X, whole genome shotgun sequence genomic DNA:
- the LOC117717719 gene encoding sialic acid-binding Ig-like lectin 5 isoform X2, whose protein sequence is MLWSRLLPVLWTGCLAAQNYKLSVTESVTIQEGLCIFVPCQVQYPTSSSSVFGYWFRNRANIFRDSPVATNDPHRPVQKETHGRFYFMGDRDTDNCSLDIRDARKSDTGIYFFRLDGNGSVKFNFQTPMLSVRVIALTETPNFQATPTLLSGTSTQLICSVPWACKRGTPPIFSWMSSALTSVGHRIPFSSELNLTPRPQDNGTNLTCQVTFPGASVTVERTQQLNVTYAPRKLTIRVSWGDDTETKVLYNGASLQIQEGETLRLVCVADSNPSAMLRWEHQTQKHLQLSNPEELQLLRVELKDQGKYICQAQNSLGTQAVSVSLSIRSLLQLLGPSCSWEAQSLHCSCSSRAWPAPSLRWRLGEVLLVGNSTNASFTVTSSSTGPWANSSLSLSVEFSTDHRLSCEAWNDYEVQRANILLVPGQEVSQGKSETSRGMVLGAIWGAGLMALLAVCLCLIFIIVKVLRKKSALNVAGVEGSHLAKNPVSTINSASMISSNISLRYPIQDHLNESGSQTQKEQPPLATAPDNPKDEPELHYASLCFQGPRPQQPRNTEDIKSIYSEIKIHQC, encoded by the exons ATGCTGTGGTCACGGCTGCTGCCTGTGCTGTGGACAG GGTGCCTGGCTGCGCAGAATTATAAGCTCTCAGTGACTGAATCAGTGACGATACAGGAGGGTCTGTGCATCTTTGTACCCTGCCAAGTCCAGTACCCCACTTCCAGTAGTTCTGTCTTTGGCTACTGGTTCCGGAATAGGGCCAATATATTCAGGGACTCTCCAGTGGCTACAAATGACCCACATCGACCAGTACAGAAGGAAACTCATGGTCGATTCTATTTCATGGGGGACCGAGATACTGATAATTGCTCCCTGGACATCAGAGACGCACGGAAAAGTGACACAGGAATATACTTCTTCAGGTTGGATGGAAATGGTTCTGTGAAATTCAATTTTCAGACGCCGATGCTCTCTGTACGTGTGATAG CTCTGACTGAGACCCCTAACTTCCAAGCCACACCTACCCTGTTGTCTGGCACTTCTACCCAACTGATCTGTTCTGTGCCCTGGGCCTGTAAGCGGGGGACACCCCCCATCTTTTCCTGGATGTCATCTGCCCTCACTTCCGTGGGCCACAGgatccccttctcctcagagctgAACCTCACACCCAGGCCTCAGGACAATGGTACCAACCTCACCTGCCAGGTGACCTTCCCTGGTGCTAGTGTTACTGTGGAGAGGACTCAACAGCTCAATGTCACCT ATGCTCCACGGAAGCTGACCATAAGGGTATCCTGGGGAGATGACACAG AAACTAAAGTCCTGTATAACGGAGCATCTCTGCAGATTCAAGAGGGTGAGACCCTGCGACTGGTTTGTGTGGCCGACAGCAACCCTTCTGCCATGCTGAGATGGGAGCACCAGACCCAAAAGCACCTCCAGCTCTCCAACCCTGAGGAACTGCAACTGCTGCGGGTGGAGTTGAAGGACCAGGGAAAATATATCTGTCAAGCTCAGAACAGTCTGGGTACTCAGGCGGTCTCTGTGAGCCTCAGCATAAGGA GCCTTCTACAGCTACTGGGACCCTCCTGTTCTTGGGAGGCTCAGAGTCTGCACTGCAGCTGCTCCTCCAGAGCCTGGCCTGCCCCCTCCCTGCGCTGGCGGCTGGGGGAGGTGCTGCTGGTGGGGAACAGCACCAATGCCTCCTTCACGGTTACGTCCAGCTCCACAGGACCATGGGCCAACAGCTCCCTGAGCCTCAGCGTGGAATTCAGCACTGACCACAGACTCAGCTGTGAAGCTTGGAATGACTATGAAGTTCAGAGAGCCAATATCTTGCTGGTGCCAGGACAAGAGGTCTCACAGG GCAAATCAGAAACCAGTAGAGGAATGGTTCTGGGAGCCATCTGGGGAGCTGGTCTTATGGCCTTgcttgctgtctgcctctgcctcatcttCATCAT agtgAAGGTCCTCAGGAAGAAATCAGCCTTGAACGTAGCAGGCGTGGAAGGCAGCCATCTTGCCAAGAACCCTGTCTCCACCATAAATAGTGCGAGCATGATTTCATCCAACATTTCGTTGAGATACCCCATCCAG GATCATCTGAATGAATCAGggtcacagacccagaaagagcAGCCACCTCTTGCCACAGCCCCAGACAACCCAAAGGATGAGCCTGAACTCCACTACGCCTCCCTCTGCTTCCAAGGCCCGAGGCCCCAGCAGCCTCGGAACACGGAAGACATCAAATCTATTTACTCAGAGATCAAGATCCATCAGTGCTGA
- the LOC117717719 gene encoding sialic acid-binding Ig-like lectin 5 isoform X1 — MLWSRLLPVLWTGCLAAQNYKLSVTESVTIQEGLCIFVPCQVQYPTSSSSVFGYWFRNRANIFRDSPVATNDPHRPVQKETHGRFYFMGDRDTDNCSLDIRDARKSDTGIYFFRLDGNGSVKFNFQTPMLSVRVIALTETPNFQATPTLLSGTSTQLICSVPWACKRGTPPIFSWMSSALTSVGHRIPFSSELNLTPRPQDNGTNLTCQVTFPGASVTVERTQQLNVTYAPRKLTIRVSWGDDTETKVLYNGASLQIQEGETLRLVCVADSNPSAMLRWEHQTQKHLQLSNPEELQLLRVELKDQGKYICQAQNSLGTQAVSVSLSIRSLLQLLGPSCSWEAQSLHCSCSSRAWPAPSLRWRLGEVLLVGNSTNASFTVTSSSTGPWANSSLSLSVEFSTDHRLSCEAWNDYEVQRANILLVPGQEVSQAGKSETSRGMVLGAIWGAGLMALLAVCLCLIFIIVKVLRKKSALNVAGVEGSHLAKNPVSTINSASMISSNISLRYPIQDHLNESGSQTQKEQPPLATAPDNPKDEPELHYASLCFQGPRPQQPRNTEDIKSIYSEIKIHQC; from the exons ATGCTGTGGTCACGGCTGCTGCCTGTGCTGTGGACAG GGTGCCTGGCTGCGCAGAATTATAAGCTCTCAGTGACTGAATCAGTGACGATACAGGAGGGTCTGTGCATCTTTGTACCCTGCCAAGTCCAGTACCCCACTTCCAGTAGTTCTGTCTTTGGCTACTGGTTCCGGAATAGGGCCAATATATTCAGGGACTCTCCAGTGGCTACAAATGACCCACATCGACCAGTACAGAAGGAAACTCATGGTCGATTCTATTTCATGGGGGACCGAGATACTGATAATTGCTCCCTGGACATCAGAGACGCACGGAAAAGTGACACAGGAATATACTTCTTCAGGTTGGATGGAAATGGTTCTGTGAAATTCAATTTTCAGACGCCGATGCTCTCTGTACGTGTGATAG CTCTGACTGAGACCCCTAACTTCCAAGCCACACCTACCCTGTTGTCTGGCACTTCTACCCAACTGATCTGTTCTGTGCCCTGGGCCTGTAAGCGGGGGACACCCCCCATCTTTTCCTGGATGTCATCTGCCCTCACTTCCGTGGGCCACAGgatccccttctcctcagagctgAACCTCACACCCAGGCCTCAGGACAATGGTACCAACCTCACCTGCCAGGTGACCTTCCCTGGTGCTAGTGTTACTGTGGAGAGGACTCAACAGCTCAATGTCACCT ATGCTCCACGGAAGCTGACCATAAGGGTATCCTGGGGAGATGACACAG AAACTAAAGTCCTGTATAACGGAGCATCTCTGCAGATTCAAGAGGGTGAGACCCTGCGACTGGTTTGTGTGGCCGACAGCAACCCTTCTGCCATGCTGAGATGGGAGCACCAGACCCAAAAGCACCTCCAGCTCTCCAACCCTGAGGAACTGCAACTGCTGCGGGTGGAGTTGAAGGACCAGGGAAAATATATCTGTCAAGCTCAGAACAGTCTGGGTACTCAGGCGGTCTCTGTGAGCCTCAGCATAAGGA GCCTTCTACAGCTACTGGGACCCTCCTGTTCTTGGGAGGCTCAGAGTCTGCACTGCAGCTGCTCCTCCAGAGCCTGGCCTGCCCCCTCCCTGCGCTGGCGGCTGGGGGAGGTGCTGCTGGTGGGGAACAGCACCAATGCCTCCTTCACGGTTACGTCCAGCTCCACAGGACCATGGGCCAACAGCTCCCTGAGCCTCAGCGTGGAATTCAGCACTGACCACAGACTCAGCTGTGAAGCTTGGAATGACTATGAAGTTCAGAGAGCCAATATCTTGCTGGTGCCAGGACAAGAGGTCTCACAGG CAGGCAAATCAGAAACCAGTAGAGGAATGGTTCTGGGAGCCATCTGGGGAGCTGGTCTTATGGCCTTgcttgctgtctgcctctgcctcatcttCATCAT agtgAAGGTCCTCAGGAAGAAATCAGCCTTGAACGTAGCAGGCGTGGAAGGCAGCCATCTTGCCAAGAACCCTGTCTCCACCATAAATAGTGCGAGCATGATTTCATCCAACATTTCGTTGAGATACCCCATCCAG GATCATCTGAATGAATCAGggtcacagacccagaaagagcAGCCACCTCTTGCCACAGCCCCAGACAACCCAAAGGATGAGCCTGAACTCCACTACGCCTCCCTCTGCTTCCAAGGCCCGAGGCCCCAGCAGCCTCGGAACACGGAAGACATCAAATCTATTTACTCAGAGATCAAGATCCATCAGTGCTGA